Proteins from one Oncorhynchus gorbuscha isolate QuinsamMale2020 ecotype Even-year linkage group LG18, OgorEven_v1.0, whole genome shotgun sequence genomic window:
- the LOC124004111 gene encoding myelin and lymphocyte protein-like produces MASNTATMGNLPSGFGICTTIPDILYLPELVFGGLVWILVACTLVDPTNPQGWVMFVSVFCFTMTFIWMCIFAFGVHRNSGGWAAADFAYHGMAAFFYLSASVSLAKVTLDMKSGLLFNYRLDISAVVFSYVATLLYFIHTIFSAIRWKSF; encoded by the exons ATGGCATCAAATACAGCCACTATGGGAAATTTACCCAGTGGATTCGGAATATGCACAACTATTCCAGACATTCTCTACCTACCGGAGCTT GTCTTTGGAGGTCTGGTATGGATCCTGGTGGCATGCACACTGGTGGATCCCACCAACCCACAGGGCTGGGTGATGTTCGTGTCTGTCTTCTGTTTCACCATGACCTTCATCTGGATGTGCATCTTCGCCTTCGGAGTGCATCGCAACAGCGGGGGATGGGCAGCTGCT GACTTTGCATACCACGGCATGGCAGCTTTCTTTTACCTCAGTGCCTCAGTGTCTCTCGCCAAAGTGACCCTGGATATGAAAAGTGGACTCCTCTTTAACTATCGACTTGACATTTCTGCAGTG GTGTTCTCTTACGTGGCCACACTCCTCTACTTCATCCACACCATCTTTTCGGCCATCAGGTGGAAGTCCTTCTAA